One Qipengyuania aurantiaca genomic region harbors:
- the gyrA gene encoding DNA gyrase subunit A has product MADDIDTIDTPVPGGEEHTRIDIVEEMKTSYLDYAMSVIVSRALPDVRDGLKPVHRRILYASNEGGFVAGRPFRKSAKIVGDVMGNYHPHGDAAIYDALARMTQNWSLRVPLIDGQGNFGSMDPDPPASMRYTEARLARVANSLLDDLDKDTVDFADNYDGSRREPTVLPARFPNLLVNGAGGIAVGMATNIPPHNLGEVIDGCFAYMDNPAITNEELFEIIPGPDFPTAPLILGKSGARAAYTTGRGSILMRARHEIEEKRGDRKSIVLTSIPFQVGKSGLVEKIAEAAKDKRIEGISDIRDESSRQGVRVVVDLKRDASPEVVLNQIWRYTPAQSSFPANMLAISGGRPEVLTLREFIQAFITFREEVITRRTKFELNKARDRAHILLGLVVAVSNLDEVVAMIRGAPTPAEARARLLAKEWPIGDIAQYIALVEAIEPSDEQTGGTYRLSERQVKAILDLRLHRLTALGRDEIGDELKELSLSIEEYLSILADRVKLYGVMRGELEEIKAAYATPRVSEIAPAWDGIDDEDLIEREEMVVTVTHGGYIKRTPLDAFRAQARGGKGRSGMATKDEDAVVEMFVTSTHNPVLFFTNTGRVYRMKVWKLPEGGPQTKGRPMVNLLPLGDDERVTNVLSLPEDENEWAKLNIVFATEQGMVRRNSMDAFTNVPSNGKYAMGFVEGSGDRLIGVELLTEDQEIFLASDSGKAIRFSATDARETKSRTGIGVRGMKLKEGQKVVSMAVLDAGERDTEVREAYLRAAEWKNNENEHTLDAEKVEEMAEAEEFILTLTSRGYGKISSAYEYRTIGRGGMGLTNIGEPSSNPDRNGPVVASFPVTHGSQLMLVTDQAKLIRLPINFRYLLENGFENHEGYSISGRGSSGVRIFNVAKGEQIVGAALIDETEEPENEAEELVQDEIAARGGLNKTEPYTTAHSDKNIEDEPGG; this is encoded by the coding sequence TTGGCTGACGACATCGACACGATCGATACCCCCGTTCCGGGCGGCGAAGAACATACCCGCATCGACATCGTCGAGGAGATGAAGACGAGCTATCTCGATTACGCAATGAGCGTGATCGTGAGCCGTGCGCTGCCCGATGTACGCGATGGCCTGAAGCCGGTGCACCGCCGTATCCTGTATGCCAGCAACGAAGGCGGTTTCGTCGCCGGGCGTCCGTTCCGCAAGAGCGCGAAGATCGTCGGCGACGTGATGGGTAACTACCACCCCCACGGCGACGCCGCGATCTACGATGCGCTTGCCCGCATGACGCAAAACTGGTCGTTGCGCGTCCCCCTGATCGACGGTCAGGGGAACTTCGGATCGATGGACCCCGATCCGCCGGCTTCCATGCGCTACACCGAGGCGCGCCTTGCCCGCGTTGCCAATTCGCTGCTCGACGATCTCGACAAGGATACGGTCGATTTCGCCGATAACTACGACGGATCGCGCCGCGAGCCGACGGTTCTACCGGCGCGCTTCCCGAACCTGCTGGTCAATGGAGCCGGCGGCATCGCGGTCGGCATGGCCACGAACATCCCGCCGCACAATCTTGGCGAAGTGATCGATGGCTGCTTCGCCTATATGGACAATCCGGCGATCACGAACGAGGAACTGTTCGAGATTATCCCGGGCCCCGATTTCCCGACTGCACCACTCATCCTCGGCAAGTCCGGCGCCCGCGCTGCCTACACCACGGGCCGCGGTTCGATCCTGATGCGTGCGCGGCACGAAATCGAGGAAAAGCGGGGCGATCGCAAGTCGATCGTCCTCACCTCCATCCCCTTCCAGGTCGGCAAGAGCGGTCTCGTCGAGAAGATCGCCGAAGCGGCCAAGGACAAGCGGATCGAGGGTATCTCGGACATTCGCGACGAATCCAGCCGGCAGGGCGTGCGCGTGGTCGTCGATTTGAAGCGCGATGCCTCGCCCGAAGTCGTGCTCAACCAGATCTGGCGCTACACCCCTGCACAGTCGAGCTTTCCGGCCAATATGCTTGCCATCAGCGGCGGCCGCCCGGAAGTCCTGACGCTGCGCGAATTCATCCAGGCCTTCATCACCTTCCGCGAGGAAGTGATCACCCGCCGCACCAAGTTCGAACTGAACAAGGCGCGCGACCGGGCGCATATCTTGCTCGGCCTGGTGGTCGCGGTTTCCAACCTAGACGAAGTGGTCGCCATGATCCGCGGCGCGCCCACGCCTGCCGAAGCGCGCGCCCGCCTCCTCGCCAAGGAATGGCCCATCGGCGACATCGCGCAGTATATCGCGCTGGTCGAAGCCATCGAGCCGAGCGACGAGCAGACCGGCGGCACCTATCGCTTGTCGGAACGCCAGGTAAAGGCGATCCTCGACCTGCGCCTGCACCGCCTGACCGCGCTTGGCCGGGACGAGATCGGTGACGAGCTCAAGGAACTCTCGCTCTCGATCGAGGAATATCTCTCGATCCTCGCCGACCGCGTGAAGCTCTACGGCGTGATGCGCGGCGAGCTGGAGGAAATCAAAGCGGCCTATGCCACGCCGCGCGTCTCCGAAATCGCACCTGCATGGGACGGTATCGATGACGAAGACCTGATCGAGCGCGAGGAAATGGTCGTGACCGTCACTCACGGCGGCTACATCAAGCGCACCCCGCTTGATGCCTTCCGGGCGCAGGCTCGCGGCGGCAAGGGTCGCAGCGGCATGGCGACGAAGGACGAAGATGCCGTCGTCGAAATGTTCGTAACTTCGACGCACAACCCTGTGCTATTCTTCACGAATACCGGCCGCGTCTACCGTATGAAGGTGTGGAAGTTGCCCGAAGGCGGGCCGCAGACCAAGGGCCGCCCCATGGTCAACCTCCTGCCCTTGGGCGATGACGAGCGGGTGACAAACGTTCTCTCCCTCCCCGAGGACGAGAACGAGTGGGCCAAGCTCAACATTGTCTTCGCCACCGAACAGGGCATGGTGCGCCGCAATTCGATGGACGCCTTCACCAATGTGCCCAGCAACGGCAAATACGCCATGGGCTTTGTCGAAGGCAGCGGCGACCGACTGATCGGCGTCGAGCTTCTGACCGAGGACCAGGAAATCTTCCTTGCTTCGGATTCGGGCAAGGCGATCCGTTTCTCCGCCACCGATGCGCGCGAGACCAAGAGCCGAACCGGCATCGGCGTGCGCGGCATGAAGCTGAAGGAAGGCCAGAAGGTCGTCTCGATGGCCGTGCTCGATGCGGGCGAGCGCGACACCGAAGTCCGCGAGGCTTACCTGCGCGCGGCCGAATGGAAAAACAATGAGAACGAGCACACGCTCGATGCCGAAAAGGTCGAGGAAATGGCCGAGGCCGAGGAGTTCATCCTCACGCTCACCTCGCGCGGTTACGGCAAGATCTCCTCGGCTTATGAATACCGCACCATCGGTCGCGGTGGCATGGGCCTGACGAACATTGGCGAGCCGAGCAGCAACCCCGATCGCAACGGTCCGGTCGTCGCCAGCTTCCCGGTCACGCATGGTTCGCAGCTGATGCTGGTCACCGACCAGGCGAAGCTGATCCGCCTCCCGATCAATTTCCGCTACCTTCTCGAAAACGGTTTCGAGAACCACGAAGGATACTCGATTTCCGGCCGCGGTTCCTCGGGCGTCCGCATCTTCAACGTGGCCAAGGGCGAACAGATCGTCGGCGCCGCGCTGATCGACGAAACCGAAGAACCGGAAAACGAGGCCGAGGAACTGGTGCAGGACGAGATTGCCGCACGCGGAGGCCTCAACAAGACCGAGCCCTACACCACGGCGCATTCGGACAAGAACATCGAGGACGAGCCGGGGGGCTGA
- a CDS encoding lysoplasmalogenase, whose product MPKRALLDHRPYLLLSLLFGISYFFVMDGKVGGSWLALWKGAGVGFLAVYAAHRGRGRDGALIAVVMALGALADVVLEFSFLVGGAIFAAGHLVAIWLYMTNRRAEPTGSQLGAGLALLVFTPVLAGMITYPLDNWILAALYATIVGTMAAAAWTSRFPRYRVGVGAVLFVVSDLVIFAREAGHMSRDMAEWLVWPLYYGGQFLIATGVVQTLRKGKV is encoded by the coding sequence ATGCCAAAACGCGCTCTTCTGGATCACCGGCCCTACCTCCTGCTGAGCCTGCTGTTCGGCATTTCGTACTTCTTCGTCATGGACGGAAAGGTCGGTGGCAGCTGGCTCGCCCTGTGGAAGGGGGCCGGGGTCGGCTTCCTTGCGGTTTACGCCGCCCATCGCGGACGGGGGCGAGACGGAGCGCTGATTGCCGTGGTCATGGCACTGGGCGCGCTTGCGGACGTGGTGCTGGAGTTCAGTTTCCTCGTCGGCGGAGCGATCTTTGCTGCCGGTCATCTCGTGGCGATCTGGCTCTACATGACCAACCGCCGGGCAGAGCCGACCGGGAGCCAGCTTGGCGCAGGCCTTGCGCTGCTCGTGTTCACGCCGGTCCTTGCCGGCATGATCACCTATCCGCTCGACAACTGGATCCTTGCAGCCCTCTACGCCACAATTGTCGGCACGATGGCGGCTGCGGCCTGGACGAGCCGTTTTCCCCGCTACCGTGTCGGGGTGGGTGCGGTGCTGTTCGTGGTGAGCGACCTTGTCATCTTCGCGCGTGAGGCCGGGCATATGTCGCGCGACATGGCCGAATGGCTGGTCTGGCCGCTCTATTACGGCGGCCAGTTCCTGATCGCGACCGGCGTCGTCCAGACCTTGCGCAAGGGCAAGGTCTGA